A single Antechinus flavipes isolate AdamAnt ecotype Samford, QLD, Australia chromosome 5, AdamAnt_v2, whole genome shotgun sequence DNA region contains:
- the SGSM3 gene encoding small G protein signaling modulator 3 isoform X1: MSGSHTPPAGGPFSALTPSIWPQEILAKYSQKEELCEPPEVRYDEFGFRVDKEDEANPGKLSGAPLAEDPQQRLRWQAHLEFTHNHDVGDLTWDKIEVSLPRSDKLYSLVLGGIPHSMRPQLWMRLSGALQKKRGSDTAYRDIVKNSCNDETLAAKQIEKDLLRTMPSNACFSAMNSVGVPRLRRILRGLAWLYPDIGYCQGTGMVAACLLLFLEEEDAFWMMCAIIEDLVPAAYFSTTLLGVQTDQRVLRHLIVQYLPRLDRLLQEHDIELSLITVHWFLTAFASVVHMKLLLRIWDLFFYQGSLVLFQTTLGMLRMKEEELIQSENSASIFNTLSDIPAQMGDPEALLAEAMRLAGSLTHVAVEAQRRKHLAYLLADQGQLLGPCAATNLTKVVRRRTQRRKSGLASLLFGDEDLEALKAKNIKQTELVADLREAILQVARHFQCVDPKNGAVELTPDYTMESHQRDHEKYAACFRGQRRRAKALLDFERHDDDELGFRKNDVITIVSQKDEHCWVGELNGLRGWFPAKFVEVLDERSKEYSAAGDDSVTEGVMDLVRGTLCPALKSILEHGLKKPSLLGGPGHPWLFIEEAAGREVERDFDSVYSRLVLCKTYRLDEDGKVLTPEELLYRVRKCPAVLGRRPRPGRRPRSGPAPCPPPQAVQSVNMTHDAAHTQMDVKLRSLICVGLNEQVLHLWLEVLCSSVATVEKWYHPWSFLRSPGWVQIKCELRVLCCFAFSLSQDWELPIKKEEKEKRPLKEGVQDMLVKHHLFSWDIDG; the protein is encoded by the exons ATGTCAG GAAGCCACACCCCTCCTGCTGGGGGCCCCTTCTCGGCCTTGACCCCAAGCATATGGCCCCAGGAGATACTGGCCAAGTATTCCCAG AAAGAAGAGCTTTGTGAGCCGCCCGAGGTGCGCTACGACGAGTTTGGCTTCCGGGTGGATAAGGAAG ACGAGGCAAACCCGGGCAAGCTCTCGGGCGCGCCCCTAGCGGAGGACCCCCAGCAGAGGCTGAGGTGGCAAGCCCACCTCGAGTTCACGCACAACCACGACGTGGGCGACCTCACGTGGGACAAGATCGAGGTGTCCCTGCCGCGCTCCGACAAGCTCTATTCGCTGGTGCTGGGCGGCATCCCTCACAGCATGCGGCCCCAG CTGTGGATGCGCCTCTCGGGGGCCCTGCAGAAGAAGCGCGGCTCGGACACGGCCTACCGGGACATCGTCAAGAACAGCTGCAATGACGAGACGCTGGCGGCCAAGCAG ATCGAGAAGGACCTGCTCCGCACCATGCCCAGCAACGCCTGCTTCTCTGCCATGAACAGCGTCGGGGTGCCCCGGCTGCGCAGGATCCTCCGAGGGCTGGCCTGGCTCTACCCCGACATCGGCTACTGCCAGGGCACCGGCATG GTGGCCGCCTGCCTGCTGCTGTTCCTGGAGGAGGAGGACGCCTTCTGGATGATGTGCGCCATCATCGAGGACCTGGTGCCCGCCGCCTACTTCAGCACCACGCTGCTGGGCGTGCAGACGGACCAGCGGGTCCTGCGCCACCTGATCGTGCAGTACCTGCCGCGGCTGGACCGGCTGCTCCAGGAGCACGACATCG AGCTGTCGCTCATCACCGTGCACTGGTTCCTGACGGCCTTCGCCAGCGTGGTCCACATGAAGCTGCTGCTGCGCATCTGGGACCTCTTCTTCTACCAGGGCTCCCTGGTGCTCTTCCAGACCACCCTGGGCATGCTGCGGATGAAG GAGGAAGAACTGATCCAGTCGGAGAACTCGGCCTCCATCTTCAACACGTTGTCGGACATCCCGGCCCAGATGGGGGACCCCGAGGCGCTGCTGGCCGAGGCCATGCGTCTGGCGGGCTCCCTGACGCACGTGGCCGTGGAGGCCCAGCGCCGCAAGCACCTGGCCTACCTCCTGGCCGACCAGGGCCAGCTGCTGGGCCCCTGCGCCGCCACGAACCTCACCAAG GTGGTCCGGCGCAGAACCCAGCGCAGGAAGTCGGGCCTCGCCTCCCTGCTCTTCG GGGACGAGGACCTCGAGGCCTTGAAAGCCAAGAACATCAAACAGACCGAGCTGGTGGCCGACCTGCGTGAAGCCATCCTGCAGGTGGCCCGCCACTTCCAGTGCGTAGACCCCAAAAACGGCGCTGTG GAGCTGACTCCCGACTACACAATGGAGAGCCACCAGCGCGACCACGAGAAGTACGCAGCGTGCTTCCGCGGCCAGCGGCGCCGGGCCAAGGCCCTGCTGGACTTCGAGCGCCATGATGACGACGAGCTGGGCTTTCGCAAGAACGATGTCATCACG ATCGTCTCGCAGAAGGACGAGCACTGCTGGGTGGGGGAGCTGAACGGACTGAGAG GCTGGTTTCCCGCCAAGTTCGTGGAGGTCTTGGACGAACGCAGCAAAGAG TACTCTGCGGCCGGAGATGACTCGGTGACCGAAGGAGTCATGGACTTGGTGCGAGGGACTCTGTGTCCGGCCCTCAAGTCGATCCTGGAACACGGCTTGAAGAAGCCGTCCCTGCTGGGGGGCCCGGGCCACCCGTGGCTATTCATCGAGGAG GCCGCAGGCCGCGAGGTGGAGCGGGACTTCGACTCGGTCTACTCTCGCCTGGTTCTCTGCAAAACTTACAG GTTAGACGAGGACGGCAAAGTGCTGACCCCCGAGGAGCTGCTCTATCGGGTACGTAAGTGCCCCGCGGTCTTAGGCCGCCGCCCCCGCCCCGGGAGGCGCCCGCGGTCTGGGCCAGCCCCCTGTCCTCCTCCGCAGGCCGTTCAGTCCGTGAACATGACGCATGACGCGGCGCACACCCAGATGGACGTCAAGCTGCGCTCCCTCATCTGCGTGGGGCTCAA tgAGCAGGTCCTGCATCTGTGGCTCGAGGTGCTCTGCTCGAGCGTGGCCACGGTGGAGAAATGGTACCATCCGTGGTCCTTCCTGCGCAGCCCGGGCTGGGTCCAGATCAAGTGCGAACTTCG agtCCTCTGCTGCTTCGCCTTCAGTCTCTCTCAGGATTGGGAGCTTCCCATCAAGAAAGAG gaaaaggagaagagaccCTTGAAAGAAGGCGTGCAGGACATGCTGGTGAAACACCACCTCTTCAGCTGGGACATAGATGGGTGA
- the SGSM3 gene encoding small G protein signaling modulator 3 isoform X2 — protein MSGSHTPPAGGPFSALTPSIWPQEILAKYSQKEELCEPPEVRYDEFGFRVDKEDEANPGKLSGAPLAEDPQQRLRWQAHLEFTHNHDVGDLTWDKIEVSLPRSDKLYSLVLGGIPHSMRPQLWMRLSGALQKKRGSDTAYRDIVKNSCNDETLAAKQIEKDLLRTMPSNACFSAMNSVGVPRLRRILRGLAWLYPDIGYCQGTGMVAACLLLFLEEEDAFWMMCAIIEDLVPAAYFSTTLLGVQTDQRVLRHLIVQYLPRLDRLLQEHDIELSLITVHWFLTAFASVVHMKLLLRIWDLFFYQGSLVLFQTTLGMLRMKEEELIQSENSASIFNTLSDIPAQMGDPEALLAEAMRLAGSLTHVAVEAQRRKHLAYLLADQGQLLGPCAATNLTKVVRRRTQRRKSGLASLLFGDEDLEALKAKNIKQTELVADLREAILQVARHFQCVDPKNGAVELTPDYTMESHQRDHEKYAACFRGQRRRAKALLDFERHDDDELGFRKNDVITIVSQKDEHCWVGELNGLRGWFPAKFVEVLDERSKEYSAAGDDSVTEGVMDLVRGTLCPALKSILEHGLKKPSLLGGPGHPWLFIEEAAGREVERDFDSVYSRLVLCKTYRLDEDGKVLTPEELLYRAVQSVNMTHDAAHTQMDVKLRSLICVGLNEQVLHLWLEVLCSSVATVEKWYHPWSFLRSPGWVQIKCELRVLCCFAFSLSQDWELPIKKEEKEKRPLKEGVQDMLVKHHLFSWDIDG, from the exons ATGTCAG GAAGCCACACCCCTCCTGCTGGGGGCCCCTTCTCGGCCTTGACCCCAAGCATATGGCCCCAGGAGATACTGGCCAAGTATTCCCAG AAAGAAGAGCTTTGTGAGCCGCCCGAGGTGCGCTACGACGAGTTTGGCTTCCGGGTGGATAAGGAAG ACGAGGCAAACCCGGGCAAGCTCTCGGGCGCGCCCCTAGCGGAGGACCCCCAGCAGAGGCTGAGGTGGCAAGCCCACCTCGAGTTCACGCACAACCACGACGTGGGCGACCTCACGTGGGACAAGATCGAGGTGTCCCTGCCGCGCTCCGACAAGCTCTATTCGCTGGTGCTGGGCGGCATCCCTCACAGCATGCGGCCCCAG CTGTGGATGCGCCTCTCGGGGGCCCTGCAGAAGAAGCGCGGCTCGGACACGGCCTACCGGGACATCGTCAAGAACAGCTGCAATGACGAGACGCTGGCGGCCAAGCAG ATCGAGAAGGACCTGCTCCGCACCATGCCCAGCAACGCCTGCTTCTCTGCCATGAACAGCGTCGGGGTGCCCCGGCTGCGCAGGATCCTCCGAGGGCTGGCCTGGCTCTACCCCGACATCGGCTACTGCCAGGGCACCGGCATG GTGGCCGCCTGCCTGCTGCTGTTCCTGGAGGAGGAGGACGCCTTCTGGATGATGTGCGCCATCATCGAGGACCTGGTGCCCGCCGCCTACTTCAGCACCACGCTGCTGGGCGTGCAGACGGACCAGCGGGTCCTGCGCCACCTGATCGTGCAGTACCTGCCGCGGCTGGACCGGCTGCTCCAGGAGCACGACATCG AGCTGTCGCTCATCACCGTGCACTGGTTCCTGACGGCCTTCGCCAGCGTGGTCCACATGAAGCTGCTGCTGCGCATCTGGGACCTCTTCTTCTACCAGGGCTCCCTGGTGCTCTTCCAGACCACCCTGGGCATGCTGCGGATGAAG GAGGAAGAACTGATCCAGTCGGAGAACTCGGCCTCCATCTTCAACACGTTGTCGGACATCCCGGCCCAGATGGGGGACCCCGAGGCGCTGCTGGCCGAGGCCATGCGTCTGGCGGGCTCCCTGACGCACGTGGCCGTGGAGGCCCAGCGCCGCAAGCACCTGGCCTACCTCCTGGCCGACCAGGGCCAGCTGCTGGGCCCCTGCGCCGCCACGAACCTCACCAAG GTGGTCCGGCGCAGAACCCAGCGCAGGAAGTCGGGCCTCGCCTCCCTGCTCTTCG GGGACGAGGACCTCGAGGCCTTGAAAGCCAAGAACATCAAACAGACCGAGCTGGTGGCCGACCTGCGTGAAGCCATCCTGCAGGTGGCCCGCCACTTCCAGTGCGTAGACCCCAAAAACGGCGCTGTG GAGCTGACTCCCGACTACACAATGGAGAGCCACCAGCGCGACCACGAGAAGTACGCAGCGTGCTTCCGCGGCCAGCGGCGCCGGGCCAAGGCCCTGCTGGACTTCGAGCGCCATGATGACGACGAGCTGGGCTTTCGCAAGAACGATGTCATCACG ATCGTCTCGCAGAAGGACGAGCACTGCTGGGTGGGGGAGCTGAACGGACTGAGAG GCTGGTTTCCCGCCAAGTTCGTGGAGGTCTTGGACGAACGCAGCAAAGAG TACTCTGCGGCCGGAGATGACTCGGTGACCGAAGGAGTCATGGACTTGGTGCGAGGGACTCTGTGTCCGGCCCTCAAGTCGATCCTGGAACACGGCTTGAAGAAGCCGTCCCTGCTGGGGGGCCCGGGCCACCCGTGGCTATTCATCGAGGAG GCCGCAGGCCGCGAGGTGGAGCGGGACTTCGACTCGGTCTACTCTCGCCTGGTTCTCTGCAAAACTTACAG GTTAGACGAGGACGGCAAAGTGCTGACCCCCGAGGAGCTGCTCTATCGG GCCGTTCAGTCCGTGAACATGACGCATGACGCGGCGCACACCCAGATGGACGTCAAGCTGCGCTCCCTCATCTGCGTGGGGCTCAA tgAGCAGGTCCTGCATCTGTGGCTCGAGGTGCTCTGCTCGAGCGTGGCCACGGTGGAGAAATGGTACCATCCGTGGTCCTTCCTGCGCAGCCCGGGCTGGGTCCAGATCAAGTGCGAACTTCG agtCCTCTGCTGCTTCGCCTTCAGTCTCTCTCAGGATTGGGAGCTTCCCATCAAGAAAGAG gaaaaggagaagagaccCTTGAAAGAAGGCGTGCAGGACATGCTGGTGAAACACCACCTCTTCAGCTGGGACATAGATGGGTGA